A genomic window from Bicyclus anynana chromosome 11, ilBicAnyn1.1, whole genome shotgun sequence includes:
- the LOC112054640 gene encoding uncharacterized protein LOC112054640, with translation MSEDEKGEMKKTTSPVYLTEEQFNELLNRIPTSTMNKNFTRCMLRFNGERDHLKVEEFVTAVEIYKKVEKITDEDALIGFPLLLKDTASTWWTGIQAGIKTWPKAISALRSAFAPKRQPYEIYVELFADIQGYKEPIDTFLCRKRALLGMLPTKRHREEEQLDLIYGLLKVELKKEIARSDITTFAELLEKARHLESLENVTSKNPSVFNEKPATNRCLFCGRRGHKIEVCRKRSAQMTEHKQSSATILKPSNPVTEKQEPIKSAINCYGCGTPGVFRSNCEKCKLKESPPKPVSFFTIETNLEDHVKIPTIEINIYGQHGYAFIDTAARTSIASNYLYQLMLENGAKFREQVINISLADGTVKQQNLLITAVEVTLGKRTIPITLSVLPDAKDNRTLLGIDFLDSAGIILNLPQRFWTFADMPDERFDFLHLKNEKIKILKKAKKISFKEEELSEFLQWSKELHMISPIQASPSPIHDEGSPPKRPRWQLIKLDTPPRPVHPREPADQESELDPRVNYLPINPMSLYSLNLLLQPNEAQLLTNEEKTQLNSLLVEFNDIFNEKGSPTNYTEHRIETGNCQPIAVKPYRLSPARQQQLKHKLDEMISNDIIEECNSPWSAPVILVPKGQNDVRVCIDYRQLNEVTKPDRYPLPRIDDLLHQAKAMPYMSTIDLQSGYWQIKVHADDQAKTAFISKYGIYKFKRMPFGLRNAPATFQRLMDKFVHGLKAQCVLCYLDDLIIRSETFSQHLIDLNEVFAKLRDFNLRANRKKCQFGCSKIKYLGHLIVPEGIKTDMDKISAIANRPEPRNLKQLISFLQTASWYRRFIQNFAEIARPLTNLTKKKVKWQWCDDEQKSYESLKRLLTTAPILKQADYESPFTIKTDASNYAIGAALVQGEGSEEHPIQYASRLLTPAECNYTVTEKEATAQQCALTLLNEVFLRYGLPRRITSDNGTQFISAVMQQLTYCLGIQQILTPVYHPEPNIVERKNRDMKTQIAIMVQNKHIRWPETLPAIRFSMNSAYNQSTGFTAGHLTFGREMRTPYKITHNFSDIVQSEKFIPDITPYLRNLANDLDTAKANVEDMQDKNRQRANQKR, from the coding sequence ATGTCAGAAGACGAGAAGGGAGAAATGAAGAAGACTACTTCACCCGTGTATTTAACAGAAGAGCAGTTCAACGAATTATTGAATCGGATTCCAACATCTACGATGAATAAAAACTTTACGAGATGTATGTTGCGCTTCAACGGCGAACGAGACCATCTCAAAGTAGAAGAATTTGTCACGGCTGTAgaaatctacaaaaaagttgaaaaaatcACCGACGAGGATGCATTGATTGGATTCCCTCTATTATTAAAAGACACCGCAAGCACTTGGTGGACGGGAATTCAAGCGGGGATTAAAACTTGGCCAAAAGCTATTTCTGCGCTTAGGTCAGCTTTTGCCCCAAAACGTCAACCATACGAAATATATGTGGAACTCTTTGCTGATATACAAGGCTACAAGGAGCCCATAGATACTTTCCTGTGCCGGAAAAGGGCCCTTTTAGGAATGTTACCGACTAAGCGGCACAGAGAAGAAGAACAATTGGATCTCATTTACGGTCTATTAAaagtagaattaaaaaaagagattgCACGCTCCGACATCACCACGTTCGCAGAGTTATTGGAGAAGGCTCGTCACTTGGAATCTCTGGAGAATGTTACATCAAAAAACCCTTCAGTGTTCAACGAGAAGCCTGCTACCAATAGATGCCTATTTTGCGGTAGAAGGGGACATAAAATTGAAGTATGTCGGAAACGGTCAGCCCAAATGACCGAACATAAGCAATCAAGTGCTACAATATTAAAGCCCAGCAACCCAGTCACCGAAAAGCAAGAGCCAATAAAAAGTGCTATTAATTGTTATGGCTGTGGAACACCCGGGGTTTTTAGAAGCAATTGTGAAAAATGCAAATTGAAAGAATCGCCACCAAAACCGGTATCGTTCTTCACGATAGAAACAAATCTAGAAGATCACGTTAAGATACCcacaatagaaataaatatttatggacAACATGGTTATGCATTTATAGACACCGCTGCAAGAACTAGCATCGCGAGTAACTACTTGTACCAATTAATGTTGGAGAATGGTGCTAAATTTCGTGAGCAAGTAATCAATATTTCGCTAGCGGATGGGACGGTAAAACAGCAAAATCTGCTAATTACTGCCGTAGAAGTTACGCTAGGTAAACGCACTATACCTATAACACTAAGCGTCTTACCGGATGCTAAAGACAACCGCACACTGCTAGGTATAGACTTCTTAGATTCGGCAGGCATCATTTTAAATTTGCCACAGCGTTTTTGGACTTTCGCCGATATGCCAGACGAAAGATTTGATTTCCTGCatcttaaaaatgaaaaaattaaaatattgaagaaagcgaagaaaataagttttaaagAGGAAGAGCTCTCAGAATTTCTGCAATGGTCAAAGGAGCTACACATGATTTCTCCAATACAAGCGTCTCCATCGCCAATACATGATGAAGGTTCGCCACCAAAGAGACCACGTTGGCAATTAATCAAGCTTGACACGCCACCACGACCAGTCCATCCTCGTGAACCAGCAGACCAGGAATCTGAATTGGATCCTCGTGTAAATTATTTACCAATAAATCCTATGTCACTATATTCATTGAATTTGTTATTACAACCTAATGAAGCCCAATTATTAACAAATGAAgagaaaacacaattaaattcattattagttgagtttaacgatatttttaacGAAAAAGGTAGTCCTACTAATTATACAGAGCATAGAATCGAAACTGGTAATTGTCAACCTATAGCAGTTAAACCGTATCGATTATCTCCAGCTAGACAACAACAGCTTAAGCATAAATTAGATGAGATGATAAGTAATGATATTATAGAAGAATGCAACTCTCCATGGTCCGCTCCAGTCATTTTAGTTCCAAAAGGACAAAACGATGTAAGGGTATGCATTGACTACAGACAATTAAATGAAGTCACTAAACCTGATCGGTATCCACTACCGCGAATAGACGATCTGTTACATCAAGCTAAGGCCATGCCATACATGTCAACCATAGATCTTCAATCAGGCTATTGGCAAATAAAGGTACATGCAGATGATCAGGCTAAAACGGCATTCATTTCAAAATACGGAATATACAAGTTCAAGCGTATGCCATTTGGTCTACGAAATGCACCTGCAACATTTCAACGATTAATGGACAAATTTGTTCACGGCTTAAAGGCCCAATGTGTTTTGTGCTACTTAGACGATTTAATAATTAGATCAGAAACATTCTCGCAGCATTTAATTGATCTTAATGAAGTCTTCGCAAAACTAAGAGACTTCAATCTAAGAGCTAATAGAAAGAAATGTCAATTTGGGTGTTCTAAAATCAAATACTTAGGACATCTCATAGTACCTGAAGGTATAAAAACAGACATGGATAAAATATCAGCAATAGCAAACAGGCCAGAACCAAGAAATCTTAAACAATTAATATCTTTTCTGCAAACAGCATCCTGGTATAGAcgatttattcaaaattttgcAGAAATTGCAAGACCATTAACAAATTTAACAAAGAAGAAAGTTAAATGGCAATGGTGTGACGACGAACAAAAATCTTATGAGTCATTAAAACGTTTACTAACTACGGCACCTATACTTAAACAAGCGGATTATGAATCACCTTTTACAATCAAAACAGACGCAAGCAATTACGCTATCGGAGCAGCTTTAGTCCAGGGGGAGGGATCTGAAGAACATCCAATCCAATATGCTAGCCGCCTTCTTACACCGGCTGAGTGTAACTACACGGTAACTGAAAAAGAAGCAACGGCTCAACAATGTGCTCTAACGTTACTTAACGAAGTCTTCCTGCGTTATGGCCTTCCAAGAAGAATCACAAGTGATAACGGAACTCAGTTCATATCAGCTGTTATGCAGCAATTAACATATTGCCTTGGTATACAACAGATTCTTACTCCGGTATACCATCCAGAACCCAATATTGTAGAACGAAAAAACAGGGATATGAAAACCCAGATTGCAATAATGGTACAAAACAAACATATTAGATGGCCTGAAACATTGCCAGCTATAAGATTTTCAATGAATTCTGCATACAATCAAAGTACAGGTTTTACAGCAGGTCATTTGACATTTGGAAGAGAAATGAGAACTCCATATAAAATCACACATAATTTCAGTGATATAGTACAATCTGAAAAGTTCATTCCAGATATCACACCATATCTAAGAAACTTAGCTAACGATTTGGATACAGCTAAAGCAAATGTAGAAGACATGCAAGACAAAAATAGACAAAGAGCAAACCAAAAGCGATGA